From the genome of Methanoregula boonei 6A8:
ATGGATTCGATTCCCCCATGATTCCCCACCCAGCCGGGGCTGATCGCCAGGCTTACCGTAGCCGGCCCGGTTGCTGCAAAGTTGGTTTTTGTAATGGTTACAACACAGGCAATTGAATTGAGCTGCCGGCCGTCATTTTCAGCTGCCTGCCGGAGCGCACTGGCAACATCAGAAGTCACCACCTCTGATATGGTGGTCGTGATCGCGGCATTTTGGGGGATCGAGGCCAGCGATGCATTGACCGCTGCCGAGACATTGCCAAAACTTAAGGACGCGGGGGATGGCGCCGTGGTTATGCTGACCGATTGTACCGTACCTGAAATCACGCTGTTTTCAACAGATGGGCTGCCGTTCGTGACAATGACCATGGCAAGACCGGGCTGGTTAAGCGAAAGGGAGGTATTCCCGAGCGTTGCGGAAACGCCGGACTGCGCCGCAAGGGTGGTATTAAACGTAAAGGTCTGGATCCCGGAAGGTCCCGTGGAGGCACTGAGCCCGGCAAAGGTAAGTGACTGCGTTGTTGTCGCGGCGTTTTCCGAAGGTCCCATCTGTTGCGGCTGGCCCTGTGGGACTGCCGGGGGGGCTGCGGGAACGGCTGCCACAAAGAGACCCCCGGCACCACCACCGCCTCCGGAGGGACTTTGGCCACCCCCGGATGAGCTGGTACCTCCCCCGGAAGAGGTAACGGCAGTCACCGCAGCGATTCCGAACAGGGAAATCCCGTGGGGGGATACGACCTCGAACGTATCGGTAGTTCCCTGGCGGCCCACAAACGTTGTGCTCAGAACTTCTTTTGTCCCGTCGTCGCCAAACCGGATGACCCGGATATTGTTTACATCGCCATTCGCATTCGCGGCCACCCATGCATCGTCAAGGCTCAGGTTCATTTTGACACCTGCAGAGTTCAGGCTGGCATCAAGAGAAGCAGCGTTCTGGAACTCCACGGTATAGGCAACAGCCTGGACATTGAGATTATTGTTTGCTGCTGCTACCTGGAAGGCGTTGGTTGCCGACGCAGTTGCCCCCTGGATAATGCTCTGCTGGAGTGTCACATCTGGGACGAGCTGCGTCAGGCCAATCTGGACCTGCGTGCTGACCGTTCCTATACTACCTCCGAGGGATGCCGTTACGGGAGCGCTCTGCATGCTTACGCTCTGGATCTGCCCGAGCGTGATGTTGCCGTCCTGTGTGGTAATCCCCGAGCTGACATACTGTACCTGGGACCAGCCGGTTGCGGGGTTCTGCAGGGTTACGGTGTTTCCGGAAACCTGGGGTGTCCCTGCAAGTGAGGTAAGATTGAGGCTGACCTGCTGGACGCCGTTAACAGTTTGGACCGTTGTCCCGGCAAAGGTGGTTGAAACCGTGGTTGTATTTGCCACAGTCCCCTGTGAAAGTGCCGTTGTGTTAAAAGTCGCATCGGTGCCGGCTGCACGGTTGCCGGCAAGATCAATCGAGACAACCTGGTAATGGTACGTGGTGGCCGGGGAGAGGCTGTGCAGGGACAGCACGTGGTCTTCGGTCATGACCCCGTCTGTGCTGACGGACCCGTAGCCCGTGGTCGTGCCATAGAGAACCGTGCTGTTACCAAAAAAATTGGTGTTCCAGGTGATCGTGGCGTTGCCGGTGTCGATACCGGAGACTGATATATTATAGATAACCCGAGGGATACTGCCAGATATGGCAACCGTTGCAGAATTTGTCGCACCTGCGGGATCGGCAAAGACAACCAGTACGGTAAGAATACAACATAAGACAAGGAAAAAAACAGGAGTGTTTTTTTTGCCAATCATTTCCTCCGCCCGACCGTGGCGCCAAAGATGATTGTTGCGGCAGCAAAAGATATGGTGCTGAGTGCCACAGGAAGGGATGCTTTTGTGGGCGTACCGGTGGGAGAAACCGTACTTCCCGGTGACTGCGTACTCACTCCTGCTGACGGCGGGGCGTTTGTGGATGTGATTACCGGTGATGACGGTTGCTGAAATACGAACTGAGTAGTTTTCTCATCAAGGACCTGTCCACCGGGAAGGAGCACGTCCGATTTTATGGTATAATTGCCATATGGCAGGTTTGTCACATCTGCTTTGGCGGTATAATTGATGGTACTTCCCGGGATGATGGCAAATACGGATGGTGCCAGGGATACGTTGGCGATGAGATTTCCCGCTATGTTGGTAATGGTTACCTTGTTGACCGTGGAGTAGTAGTGAACATTACCGGTATTCTGGAATCCTGTTGTGACAACGAGCGGCTCACCACCTGTCCCTCCTGAGGCATCGATAGTTGTAATGCTGCCGGTCAGGGTCTGTGTGCTTCCTGCTATGGTAACAAGAACCGGCACATTTACCGCAGTAGAAATTGGCGCCCCGTTTTCGGGAACGGCATGGATGTAGATAATTGCGTACCGTCCTCCAGTACCCACGTTCTGGGGCAGGGTAATGGTTGCAATAATATCCTGTTTTGTTCCAGGCCCCAGATGAAAGGAGGTATTGTCAAGGGAAATGAAATTCCGCGCCGAGTACGGGCTTGTGTCTTTTGCCGGATCAAGGGCAAAATAGCCCTGATCTGCACCCTGGCCAAACCCCATCACGCCTGCCTGGATATCCACGGGATTTTCCCCAGCCCCGTTTACTACGGTCATTTTAAAGCTGTCCGTCCCCCCCGGGGGGATACTGCCTTTGTAAATTGCACCAGATACACCGATTGCGGTCACCGGTGCGATGCAGGATACGACGAGCAGGAGCAGCACTGCCAAACCGGCATGTCTCCATGACTGTAAAAGAAAATCTCTCATAGGGTACCTCTCAATATTTTTTACCACGAAAGTGATGCCGTCT
Proteins encoded in this window:
- a CDS encoding fibronectin type III domain-containing protein, with amino-acid sequence MIGKKNTPVFFLVLCCILTVLVVFADPAGATNSATVAISGSIPRVIYNISVSGIDTGNATITWNTNFFGNSTVLYGTTTGYGSVSTDGVMTEDHVLSLHSLSPATTYHYQVVSIDLAGNRAAGTDATFNTTALSQGTVANTTTVSTTFAGTTVQTVNGVQQVSLNLTSLAGTPQVSGNTVTLQNPATGWSQVQYVSSGITTQDGNITLGQIQSVSMQSAPVTASLGGSIGTVSTQVQIGLTQLVPDVTLQQSIIQGATASATNAFQVAAANNNLNVQAVAYTVEFQNAASLDASLNSAGVKMNLSLDDAWVAANANGDVNNIRVIRFGDDGTKEVLSTTFVGRQGTTDTFEVVSPHGISLFGIAAVTAVTSSGGGTSSSGGGQSPSGGGGGAGGLFVAAVPAAPPAVPQGQPQQMGPSENAATTTQSLTFAGLSASTGPSGIQTFTFNTTLAAQSGVSATLGNTSLSLNQPGLAMVIVTNGSPSVENSVISGTVQSVSITTAPSPASLSFGNVSAAVNASLASIPQNAAITTTISEVVTSDVASALRQAAENDGRQLNSIACVVTITKTNFAATGPATVSLAISPGWVGNHGGIESISIGRIGDDQSADMLDTSYQGTDAQGLLVFAGNSPHGLSQFGLVSVGSPGTAGQEPETGLPHPPESVSGIIGEILLKNRIILAIAAVCLIAGGALITLVWRYRQQKW